The following are from one region of the Hemibagrus wyckioides isolate EC202008001 linkage group LG24, SWU_Hwy_1.0, whole genome shotgun sequence genome:
- the LOC131344935 gene encoding transmembrane protein 74 yields the protein MAELKVLYPGPLSGQIANRDLEWTVQHEKSYYPACTDEAAFLIERRCEAEPEARARGQIGFSAPRTEPPLLLQWGTDEEVHVCHDEEFETGFSEITDVEIRIQDPESNCEHSSSFCDPELSDEDFAADQTEKSADYGFISAVTFLVTGMFLVVVSYMIPRDVRVSPDSVSAREMERLALENARVGAHLDRCVIAGLCLLTLGGVVLSTLLMISLYKSEMDRRQAFASSKHSAKLYGSINFRGVGNQNSVPSHLSLDEDDAMIEISS from the coding sequence ATGGCTGAGCTCAAGGTCCTCTATCCTGGTCCTTTAAGTGGTCAGATTGCGAACAGGGACCTCGAGTGGACTGTACAACACGAGAAAAGTTATTATCCAGCATGCACGGACGAAGCGGCTTTTTTAATCGAGCGCCGCTGCGAGGCTGAACCGGAGGCGCGCGCGAGAGGACAGATTGGCTTTTCAGCACCACGGACAGAGCCTCCGCTTCTCCTCCAGTGGGGAACTGATGAAGAAGTTCACGTGTGTCACGATGAGGAGTTTGAAACTGGGTTTTCCGAGATAACTGACGTCGAAATACGCATTCAGGACCCAGAGAGCAACTGTGAACATTCTAGCTCTTTCTGTGATCCGGAGCTCTCTGATGAGGATTTTGCAGCAGATCAGACTGAAAAGTCAGCTGATTACGGCTTCATTAGTGCAGTGACTTTTTTGGTGACCGGGATGTTTTTGGTGGTTGTTTCTTACATGATCCCTCGTGACGTCAGAGTGAGTCCAGACAGTGTTTCAGCACGGGAAATGGAGCGTCTGGCCCTTGAGAACGCCCGGGTAGGCGCACACCTGGACAGATGTGTAATTGCCGGTCTTTGTCTCCTGACACTGGGTGGTGTAGTGCTCTCCACCTTACTAATGATCTCTTTGTATAAAAGCGAGATGGACAGACGGCAGGCTTTTGCGAGCTCCAAGCACTCAGCCAAACTCTACGGGTCTATTAATTTTAGAGGCGTAGGTAATCAAAACAGTGTCCCGTCACATCTGTCTCTGGATGAGGATGATGCAATGATTGAAATTTCGAGCTGA
- the trhrb gene encoding thyrotropin-releasing hormone receptor b: MENFTLTNHTLGPWTDHSLEYKVISALLVFTICVIGIVGNVMVILVVLTTKHMRTPTNCYLVSLAVADLTVLTAAGLPSVADSVYGSWMFGHAGCLGITYFQYLGINASSCSITAFTVERYIAICHPIKAQSLCTYARAKRIILAVWLFTSLYCVMWFYLSDTQELVYGDVTVVTCAYRVSRELYLPIYFFDFGVFFVLPLALATVLYGLIARILFLNALPKQKVKNGQYGSGIKHSVQCSSTTAASRRQVIKMLAVVVVLFAVLWMPYRTLVVVNSFVQQAYLDTWFLLFCRTCVYLNSAINPVIYNAMSQKFRAAFKRLCRCSSKAQSKQTAYSVALTYSTAKETSMIESTEHFSTELDDLTEEPNDLRE; this comes from the exons ATGGAGAACTTCACCTTAACTAACCACACGCTGGGCCCCTGGACGGACCACAGTTTAGAATACAAGGTAATCAGCGCTCTTCTGGTGTTCACCATTTGTGTAATTGGGATAGTTGGGAATGTAATGGTCATCTTAGTGGTGCTCACTACGAAGCACATGCGCACACCGACCAACTGCTACCTGGTGAGTTTGGCCGTGGCGGACCTGACCGTACTGACGGCTGCCGGGTTGCCGAGTGTCGCGGACAGCGTGTACGGCTCGTGGATGTTCGGCCACGCCGGCTGCCTCGGCATCACTTATTTCCAGTACCTGGGTATCAATGCGTCGTCGTGCTCCATCACCGCATTCACGGTGGAGAGGTACATCGCCATCTGCCACCCGATCAAGGCGCAGTCGCTGTGCACGTACGCGCGTGCCAAAAGGATCATCCTGGCTGTGTGGCTTTTCACGTCGCTCTACTGCGTCATGTGGTTTTACCTGAGCGACACGCAAGAGCTCGTATACGGCGACGTGACCGTCGTGACCTGCGCTTACAGAGTGTCCCGGGAACTTTACTTACCCATATACTTTTTCGACTTCGGCGTGTTTTTCGTGCTGCCTCTCGCGCTCGCGACCGTCCTGTACGGACTCATCGCGAGAATTCTGTTCCTGAACGCGTTACCGAAACAGAAGGTCAAGAACGGACAGTATGGTTCAGGTATCAAACACTCAGTTCAGTGCTCGAGCACCACGGCCGCCTCGCGCAGACAG GTGATAAAGATgttggcagtggtggtggttcTGTTCGCCGTGCTCTGGATGCCATACCGCACCCTGGTGGTGGTCAACTCTTTCGTCCAGCAGGCTTACCTGGACACCTGGTTCCTGCTGTTCTGTCGTACCTGTGTATACCTGAACAGTGCCATCAATCCTGTTATCTACAACGCCATGTCACAGAAGTTCCGTGCTGCCTTTAAGaggctttgcagatgcagttCGAAGGCGCAGTCCAAGCAAACAGCCTACAGTGTGGCCCTGACATACAGTACTGCTAAAGAAACATCCATGATCGAGAGCACAGAGCATTTTTCAACAGAGCTGGATGACCTCACAGAAGAGCCAAATGATCTGAGAGAATAA